Proteins found in one candidate division WOR-3 bacterium genomic segment:
- the nusB gene encoding transcription antitermination factor NusB: MSRRLARELALKILYAYESGRDGKQVIDEVLNKKKYQAGVKKFATALTMLTLENKDQIDSHIKKVLQNWEFDRIGTIDKLILRMGICEFLYFADIPVEVSINEAIELAKKFGADESNKFVNGILDAVARNLNITKNESRNNK; this comes from the coding sequence ATGAGTCGCCGTCTTGCCCGGGAACTTGCCCTGAAAATCCTCTATGCCTATGAAAGCGGCCGGGACGGAAAGCAAGTTATCGATGAGGTTCTCAATAAAAAAAAATATCAGGCAGGAGTAAAGAAATTTGCCACGGCATTAACAATGTTGACGCTTGAGAATAAAGACCAGATCGATAGCCACATAAAAAAGGTCTTGCAAAACTGGGAATTTGACCGGATTGGAACGATTGATAAACTGATCCTGCGGATGGGGATTTGCGAATTTCTATACTTTGCTGATATACCGGTTGAAGTTTCCATAAACGAAGCGATCGAACTGGCAAAAAAATTTGGTGCTGATGAATCAAACAAGTTTGTCAACGGTATTCTGGATGCAGTAGCTCGCAATCTCAATATAACCAAAAATGAAAGCCGC
- the ribH gene encoding 6,7-dimethyl-8-ribityllumazine synthase — translation MKETKGKLIGTDKKFALVVSRFNEFISKKLLEGAIDCLLRHNVNEEDIHIYWVPGSFEIPGLVRQLKSKKFDCIICLGAVIRGDTPHFDYIASEVTKGIAQLNLEPGPPVIYGIITADTTDQAIERAGTKMGNKGWDAALTGLEMVNLYAEIK, via the coding sequence ATGAAAGAAACTAAGGGGAAATTAATAGGCACCGATAAGAAATTTGCTCTCGTCGTGTCGCGCTTCAATGAGTTTATCTCGAAGAAACTATTGGAAGGGGCAATCGATTGCCTGTTGCGGCACAATGTAAATGAGGAGGATATTCATATTTATTGGGTTCCGGGAAGTTTTGAAATTCCCGGATTGGTGAGACAACTAAAAAGCAAAAAATTTGATTGTATCATTTGTCTGGGGGCGGTTATCCGGGGCGATACCCCCCACTTCGATTACATTGCCAGTGAAGTGACCAAGGGGATCGCACAATTAAATCTTGAACCGGGACCACCGGTTATCTACGGAATAATCACTGCAGATACCACAGACCAAGCGATTGAGCGTGCTGGAACAAAAATGGGTAATAAAGGCTGGGATGCGGCATTAACCGGTCTGGAAATGGTCAATCTTTATGCCGAAATCAAATGA
- a CDS encoding bifunctional 3,4-dihydroxy-2-butanone-4-phosphate synthase/GTP cyclohydrolase II gives MFNTIDEAIKDIKKGKVVIVVDDENRENEGDFIAAAEKITPQIVNFMAQHGRGLICVALPAHRLEELNIPIMVEDNTAKFQTPFAVSVDYKIGTTTGISAFDRAKTIKALVNKKAKPEDFARPGHIFPLRAMEGGVLRRAGHTEASVDLARLAGLYPSGVLCEIMDSDGRMAKLPKLKKIAQKFNLKIITIKDLIEYRRRREKLVERILETKLPTRYGEFRLILYEDKLTKEHHIALVMGDVVGKKNVLVRVHSQCLTGDVFHSLRCDCGDQMEKALRMIAQNRLGVFLYMRQEGRGIGLVNKLKAYSLQDKGFDTVEANLKLGFPPDLRDYGIGAQILVDLGLSTVKLLTNNPKKIVGLEGYGLKVVEQIPILAPNRCNINYLRTKRKKLGHLIPETLVNSIPD, from the coding sequence ATGTTCAACACTATTGACGAGGCGATTAAAGATATCAAAAAAGGTAAGGTAGTTATTGTTGTAGATGATGAGAATCGTGAAAATGAAGGTGATTTTATTGCGGCGGCAGAGAAAATCACCCCACAAATTGTGAATTTCATGGCGCAGCACGGTCGGGGCTTGATCTGTGTTGCATTGCCCGCACACCGGCTTGAGGAATTGAATATTCCCATAATGGTTGAAGATAATACTGCCAAATTTCAAACCCCTTTTGCAGTGAGCGTGGATTATAAAATTGGAACCACGACCGGAATATCGGCTTTTGACCGTGCCAAAACGATAAAGGCATTGGTCAACAAAAAAGCCAAACCTGAGGATTTTGCCCGTCCCGGTCATATCTTTCCCTTAAGGGCTATGGAGGGTGGGGTATTGCGAAGGGCTGGTCATACTGAAGCAAGTGTGGATCTGGCACGCCTCGCCGGGCTCTACCCATCAGGGGTTTTATGTGAGATAATGGATAGTGATGGCCGAATGGCGAAATTACCCAAATTAAAGAAAATCGCCCAAAAATTTAATCTCAAGATTATCACTATTAAAGACCTCATTGAATACCGCCGGAGAAGAGAAAAACTTGTTGAAAGAATTCTGGAAACAAAATTACCGACCCGCTATGGAGAATTCCGTTTAATTCTTTATGAAGACAAATTAACCAAAGAACATCATATCGCTTTAGTGATGGGAGATGTTGTTGGGAAAAAGAATGTCCTGGTAAGAGTCCATTCCCAGTGCCTCACGGGTGATGTCTTCCATTCCTTGAGATGTGATTGCGGTGACCAGATGGAAAAGGCACTCCGAATGATCGCCCAAAACCGCCTGGGGGTTTTCCTTTATATGCGCCAGGAAGGGCGGGGCATTGGGCTGGTGAATAAATTGAAAGCTTATTCCTTACAGGATAAAGGGTTTGATACAGTGGAAGCAAATCTTAAATTAGGATTCCCACCTGACTTGAGAGATTATGGTATCGGTGCCCAGATTCTGGTGGATTTAGGACTTTCCACAGTCAAACTCCTCACCAACAATCCCAAAAAAATTGTGGGGCTGGAAGGTTATGGATTAAAGGTTGTGGAACAAATTCCCATTCTTGCCCCTAATCGGTGTAACATCAATTATTTAAGGACCAAGCGGAAAAAATTGGGTCATCTGATACCCGAGACATTGGTTAATAGTATCCCTGACTAA